The genomic DNA CCTTCATGTCGGCCAGCGTCTTCTCGAAGGCCTTGCGCACCAGTTCGGTCTGCTTCGACGGATCGCCGAAGCCGGCGCCGCCCGCGACTTCCTGGATGCCCTGCAGCGTCTGCGTCAGCATGTCGGCCTGCTTGCGCGACAGCGCCTGCATGCCTTCGTAGGCCGCCTTGTTGGCATCGACCAGCGCCTGGATGTCCTTGCGCCGCGCTTCGGCGATGGCGGCCATGTCGATACCGGGCACCTTGAACTGCTCGATGATCTTGGTGACGTCGCCGAAGGGATTGCTTTCATTGGCCATGGAATGTCTCCTTGTCAACGGGTTTGCGGGAAGGGATTGCAAGAGGATGCCAGCGAACGATACAGCCATTTGGCCCGCCTGAGACCTTGTGCCGCGCAAGGTCGCCCGCAGCGCCCTTGACCTTCCCATGATGGGAGGGTTGACACTTCCCTCATCCAGCGACAACGCTGCATGAAAGACAGGAGCGTGAGTTCGATGAGCAACAGCGTGGCACTGCCGGCCGCCGCCGGCACCGATTCCAGCGAATGGTCGCTGCAGATCGAGGGAATGAGCTGCGCGTCCTGCGTGGCGCGCGTCGAGAAGGCGCTGGCGCGCGTGCCGGGCGTGAGCTCGGCCACCGTCAACCTGGCGACCGAGAAGGCGCAGGTCCGGCTGGCCGACCCCGGGACCGCGGTGGACGCACTGATCGAGGCCGTGCAGAAGGCCGGCTACGCGGCGCACGCCGTCGACCAAAGCGCGAGCGAAGCCGCGGCGCCGACCAGCGGCTGGGCCGGCAGCGGCCCCGTGGTCGCGGCCGCGGTCCTCTCGGTGCCGCTCGCACTGCCGATGCTCGGCCTCCTCTTCGGCAGGGAATGGATGCTCGACGGCTGGCTGCAATTGGCGCTCGCAACGCCGGTCCAGTTCTGGCTCGGCGCGCGCTTCTACCGCGCCGGGTGGAAGGCCCTGCGGGCCGGCGCCGGCAACATGGACCTGCTGGTGGCGCTCGGCACCACGGCCGCCTACGGCCTGAGCCTCTACCTGCTCTGGAAGCACGCGGGCAGCGGCGGCATGCCGCACCTCTACTTCGAAGCCTCGTCGATCGTGATCACCCTCGTGCTGCTCGGCAAGTGGCTGGAAACGCGGGCCAAGCGCCAGACCACCGAGGCGATCCGCGCGCTGAATGCGCTGCGGCCCGAGCGCGCCCGCGTGCGCCGCGACGGCATCGAGCAGGACGTGCCCATTGCCGAGGTGAAGGTCGGCGACCTGGTGGTGGTGCGGCCCGGCGAACGCGTGCCCGTGGATGGCCGGGTGATCGAAGGCCGCAGCGAGATCGACGAATCCCTGATCACCGGCGAGAGCCTGCCGGTCGCCAAACAGGCCGACGACCCCGTGACGGGCGGCGCGGTCAACGGCTCGGGCCTGCTGCTGCTGCGCACGACCGCCGTGGGCGCCGAATCGACGCTCGCGCGCATCGTGCGGCAGGTCGAATCGGCGCAGGCCGAGAAGGCGCCGATCCAGCGCCTCGTCGATCGCGTGAGCAGCGTGTTCGTGCCCGTGGTCATCGGCGTTGCGCTGCTGACGCTGCTGGGCTGGGGGTTCGCGGCCGGCGACTGGGAGACCGCGATCCTCAATGCGGTCGCGGTGCTGGTGATCGCCTGCCCCTGCGCGCTCGGGCTGGCCACGCCGACCGCAATCATGGCCGGCACCGGCGTCGCGGCGCGCCACGGCATCCTGATCAAGGACGCCGAGGCCCTCGAAGTGGCGCATGGCATCCGGGTCGTGGCTTTCGACAAGACCGGCACGCTGACCGAAGGCCGCCCCGAGCTGCTGGCCTTCGAGGCGGTCGATGGCGATGCCGCGGCCCTGCTGCGCGCCAGCGCCGCCATCCAGGCCGGCAGCGAACATCCGCTCGCGCGCGCGGTTCTCACTGCGGTGCAAAAGGCGGACATCGAAGTGCCGCGTGCGAGCGGCGTCCAGGCCGTGGCCGGGCGCGGCATGGAGGCCGTCGTCGAGGGCCGCGCGCTGCGGCTGGGTAGCACCCGCTTCATGCACGAGCTGTCGGTGCCGCTGGGCCGGCTCGATGCGCGCGCATCGCAGCTGCAGGCCGAGGGACGCACCGTGTCATGGCTGGCGGACGTGAGCGGGCACCCTGCGCTGATCGGCCTGCTGGCCTTCGGCGACGCGCCCAAGGCCAGCGCGGCCGACGCCATCCGCGGCCTGCATGCGCAAGGCATCCGCACGCTGCTCGTCACCGGCGACAACCGCGGCAGCGCCGAGGCCATCGCCCGGATGCTGAAGATCGACACCGTGCGCGCCGAAGTCCTGCCCGGGGACAAGGCCGCGATCGTCATGCAGCTGAAGGCCGGTGGCGAGCGCGTGGCGATGGTGGGGGACGGCATCAACGATGCGCCGGCGCTGGCCGCGGCCGATGTCGGCATCGCGATGTCGACCGGTACCGATGTCGCGATGCACGCGGCCGGCATCACGCTGATGCGCGGCGATCCGGCGCTGGTCGGCGATGCGATCGACATCTCGCGCCGCACCTACGCCAAGATCCGGCAGAACCTGTTCTGGGCCTTCGTCTACAACGCGGTGGGCATTCCGCTGGCGGCCTTCGGCCTGCTGAACCCGGTGATCGCCGGCGCGGCCATGGCCTTCAGCAGCGTGAGCGTGGTGGGCAATGCGCTGCTGCTGCGACGCTGGAAAGGAAGCGCACGATGAGCCACTCGGACACGGCGGCGGCGCCCTTCAACATCGGCCAGGCGGCGGCACGCTCGGGCGTCTCGGCCAAGATGGTGCGGCACTACGAATCGCTGGGGCTGGTGCCCCGCGTGAACCGCACCGACGCGGGCTACCGGCAGTACACCGACAACGACGTGCACACGCTGCGCTTCATCCGGCGCGCGCGGGCGCTCGGCTTCGGCATGGCGGAGATCGCGGAGCTGCTCAAGCTGTGGCAGAACAGGCGCCGCGCGAGCGCGGACGTGAAGCGCATCGCGCTCGCCCATGCGGCCGACCTCAGCCGGCGTATCGAGGAAATGGCCGCGATGAAGCGCACGCTGGAGCGCCTGGCCGACTGCTGCCACGGCGACCAGCGGCCGGACTGCCCGATCCTCGACGAGCTGGCCGACTGAGTCCGCCGCGCGGCTTCAGCGCGCCGGTTCAATCTGCGTGACCGTGAGGCTGCCGTCGACCATCTCGGCCTTGAAATGGACCTTGTCGCCGACATGCACGGCGTCGAGCATGCCCGGGTCCCTGACCTTGAACATCATCGTCATGCCGGGCATGTCGAGGTTCTTGAGCGGCCCGTGCCTGAGGGTGAGCAGGCCGCGGTCCTTCTCGACCTTGCGGACCTCGCCGTCGCTCAGATCGGGCGCCTGCGCGTGAGCCATGCCCGCGAGGGCGAGCAGGGTCGCCGCGAGGATCTTGCCGATTGGTTTTTGCATCCGGTTTTCCCTTGTTCAATGGCCGGCATGGCCGTTCGGTTTGCGCACCTGCACTTCCACCTCGGCGGCCGGCATGTTGCGCACCGGCATGGCCGCCGGGCCGGCGCCCGGTGCGCGCGGCACCTGCGCCAGCGCGGCGCTCTGCTCGTGCGCGACGGTGCCGGCAGGATGCCTGTACCAGCCGGGGTCCGTGTAGTCGCCGGGCTTCTGGCCGCGGCGAACCTTGACTACGCTGAACATCCCGCCCATCTCGACCGGACCGAAGGGCCCTGCGCCGCTCATCATCGGCGCGGTATTGTCGGGCAGAGGCATCTGCATCCGCGCCATGTCGCCCATGCCGCGCCCGCCCATCGCCATGTAGTCGGGCACCAGCTGCGTGATCTTGCCGACCAGGTCGCTCTGATCGACGCCGATCATCGTCGGCAGGTCGTGGCCCATCGCGTTCATCGTGTGGTGGCTCTTGTGGCAGTGCAGCGCCCAGTCGCCCTCCGCATCGGCGATGAATTCGATCTGGCGCATCTGGCCCACCGCGACGTCGGTCGTCACTTCGGGCCAGCGCGCACCCTGCGGCACCGGCCCGCCGTCGGTACCGGTCACCATGAACTCATGCCCGTGCAGGTGCATCGGATGATTGGTCATGGTGAGGTTGCCGAAACGGATGCGCACCCGGTCGTTGTGCCGCACGTTGAGCGAGTCGATGCCGGGGAAGATGCGGCTGTTCCATGACCAGAGGTTGAAGTCCAGCATGGTCATGATCTTCGGCGTCGCGCTGCCGGGCTCGATGTCGTAGGCGTTGAGCAGGAAGACGAAGTCGCGGTCCACCTCGGCGATCAGCGGATGGGCGGCCTTCGGATGCGTGACCCAAAAGCCCATCATCCCCATCGCCATCTGCACCATCTCGTCCGCATGCGGGTGGTACATGAAGGTGCCCGGGCGGCGTGCGACGAACTCGTGGACGAAGGTCTTGCCCGGCGGGATGGCCGGCTGCGTCAGCCCGCTGACGCCGTCCATCCCGTTGGGCAGGCGCTGGCCGTGCCAGTGGACGCTGGTGTGCTCGGGCAGCCGGTTGGTGACGAAGATGCGCACGCGGTCGCCTTCGACGACCTCGATCGTCGGACCCGGCGACTGGCCGTTGTAGCCCCAGAGCCCGGCCTTGAAGCCGGGCGCCATCTCGCGCACCACGGGCTCGGCGACGAGGTGGAATTCCTTCACGCCGTCGTTCATGCGCCAGGGCAGCGTCCAGCCGTTGAGCGTGACGACGGGGTTGTAGGGCCGGCCGCTCGTCGGCGCGAGCGGCGGCATGGTGTCGGGGCGGGTCTGCAGCGCGGGTTCGGGCAGCGCGACCATGGCCGCGCGCGCGACCGAGGTGGCCGCGACCGCGCCGGCGATCGCGCCCGCGCCGCCGAGAAAATTGCGTCGATGATGATTCATGTCGCTCATTCGAAAAGAGGGCTGGTCGACGCGGCCGATGCGATCGGCCTGCCAATCACCGACGCCGCGAGCGCGGCATCGGCCAGCCAGAACTGTTGTTGCGCCTGCAGCGCGGCATCGACGCCCGCGATCTGGTCGCGTGCATCGGCCAGGAGCTCGAACACGCCGATCAGCATGCCGTTGTAGCGAAGCAGGTTCTCGTCGGCCATGCTCTGGCGCAGCGGCACGACGTCGTCGCGCTCGTGGCGCGCGATGTCGTAGGCGCTGCGGTAGCCGGAATAGGCCTCGCGCAGCCGCGACGTGGCATCGCGCACCGTGGCGTCGTAGCGATGGGCGGCCGCGAGCGCCTGCGCATCCATCGCGCCGCGCTGGGCCGTGCCCCAGTCGAACAGCGGCAGCCGGATGTCGAGCTCGAAGCCGCGGCGCGTGCCGCGCGCGCCGGTGCCGTTGTCGAACACCGTGTCGCGCCGCAGGCCGGCATCGACGCCGACGAAGCTCGGCAGCAGGTTCATGCCCTGCGACTTGCCGGCGATCTCGAGCCGTTCGCGCGCAAGCTGGACGTCGAGCCGCTGCGCGGCGGCGGTCGCGGCCACCTCGTGCGCATCGCGCGGCGCATCGGGCAGCTCGGGCAGGCGCGGCGGCAACTGCAGCCTCGCGGCTTGCGCATCGTCCAGGCCGAGCGCACGAACCAGCGCCTCGCGGGCCGCGATGCTCGCATGTCGCGCCGCTGCGAGCCGCGCCATGGCATCGGACTGGAACAGTTGCTGGCGCGCGCGCTGCAGCGGGCTGAAGTTGCCGGCCTGCTGCATGCGCCGCGCGAGTTCCGCGCTGGCCTCGGCGGCCTCGTTCACCTGCCCGGCGTACTGCAGCGACTGCTGCGCTCCGACGGCGCGCACCCAGGCCTGCCGGACCTGCGTGACCTGATCGACGATGGCGCCCGCCAGCATCAGCCTCGCCTCGGCCTCGCGGTTCTGCGCGACCGACCGGCGCTGCGGCCACAGGAGCAGGTCGAGCAGGCCGAAGGACAGCAGCCGGTCGAGCTCCAGCTGCGGATTCAGCCGCATGCGTTCGAAAGTGAAGACCGGGTTCGCCGGCCGGCCGCTCTGCACGGCGCCCGCGATCTCGGCCCCGGCCTGCGCCAGCAGCGCCTGCACGGCCGGGCTGTTGGCGAGCGCCAGTTGCACGGCATCGTCCTGCGACAGCGGCCTCGACAGCAGGTCCGTGGCCAGTGCCGTGCGTGCCTGCCGCTCGGCGTCGGTGCGGGCGAGCGTGAGCTTGCCCTCGGTGAAGGATCGGGTGCGGGTGTTCGCCTGCTGCAGCGCGTCGTCGATGCCGACCGTGGCGCAGCCCGCGAGCAGCAAGGTGCCGGCGGCAGGCAAGATGGCCGACCAACGGGCCGGCGATGAATGGAACATGGGGTCCTCGCAATGTTCATGAACGGAGTGGCGTCGCAGGCCCCGGGGCCTGCGACGACAAGCAATGCAGGAATGAATGCCCGTGCACCGGCAGCGCGGGCTGCCGGCGACGTGGCGCGCCTATGCGCGGGGAGGTTTGTCGGGAACGCGTGGCGCGAGCGTCGCCATCGCGTCGGCAGGCTCTGCCGGATCGGCTTGCGGCACAGGCGCGAGCAGTGCGACCGCCAGCACGCCCGTCAACGCCGCCGCATGGCAGGCGGCGCAGAGGCTGCAGCTCGCGCACTGCGAGGCGCCGAGGTCCGGCTGCGCTTTGGCGCTCTTCGCGTGTGCGGGATGGTGGGTTTGCGTGGCCGATGCGTGATCGTGCATGGCATGTTCATGCGGCTGCGCATGGCCTCCCACGGCGGCCGCCGCCGGCGCCGGCATGCGTGCCGTGCAAACGCCCATCGACGCCGCCGCGTAACCCTGGAAGGGCACGGCAAGCATCACGAGCCAGAGCAGGAGCACGCGGACGCGAAACATCGGCAAATTCTATCGGCCGCCGCGCTGCGCGGATCAGGCCGGTGCGAGCGTCAGGCGCACTGTGCTGCGATCGACCGCCACCGCATAGCCGAGATCGTCGGCCAGCGACTGCAACGCGATGACGTCGATCGCCAGCTTGCGCGGCGCGCGGTGCGCCTGCTTCATCGGGTCCGCAGCGTCGGAGGCGCCGCGCGCCGCGGTGAAGCGCAATGCGTCGGCACCCTCGGCCTCGACGCGGATGGCGCTGATCT from Variovorax sp. PBL-E5 includes the following:
- a CDS encoding phasin family protein, which translates into the protein MANESNPFGDVTKIIEQFKVPGIDMAAIAEARRKDIQALVDANKAAYEGMQALSRKQADMLTQTLQGIQEVAGGAGFGDPSKQTELVRKAFEKTLADMKELAELARNSQADAMSHVTQRAAEHMQELKKLMQPK
- a CDS encoding heavy metal translocating P-type ATPase — protein: MSNSVALPAAAGTDSSEWSLQIEGMSCASCVARVEKALARVPGVSSATVNLATEKAQVRLADPGTAVDALIEAVQKAGYAAHAVDQSASEAAAPTSGWAGSGPVVAAAVLSVPLALPMLGLLFGREWMLDGWLQLALATPVQFWLGARFYRAGWKALRAGAGNMDLLVALGTTAAYGLSLYLLWKHAGSGGMPHLYFEASSIVITLVLLGKWLETRAKRQTTEAIRALNALRPERARVRRDGIEQDVPIAEVKVGDLVVVRPGERVPVDGRVIEGRSEIDESLITGESLPVAKQADDPVTGGAVNGSGLLLLRTTAVGAESTLARIVRQVESAQAEKAPIQRLVDRVSSVFVPVVIGVALLTLLGWGFAAGDWETAILNAVAVLVIACPCALGLATPTAIMAGTGVAARHGILIKDAEALEVAHGIRVVAFDKTGTLTEGRPELLAFEAVDGDAAALLRASAAIQAGSEHPLARAVLTAVQKADIEVPRASGVQAVAGRGMEAVVEGRALRLGSTRFMHELSVPLGRLDARASQLQAEGRTVSWLADVSGHPALIGLLAFGDAPKASAADAIRGLHAQGIRTLLVTGDNRGSAEAIARMLKIDTVRAEVLPGDKAAIVMQLKAGGERVAMVGDGINDAPALAAADVGIAMSTGTDVAMHAAGITLMRGDPALVGDAIDISRRTYAKIRQNLFWAFVYNAVGIPLAAFGLLNPVIAGAAMAFSSVSVVGNALLLRRWKGSAR
- the cueR gene encoding Cu(I)-responsive transcriptional regulator translates to MSHSDTAAAPFNIGQAAARSGVSAKMVRHYESLGLVPRVNRTDAGYRQYTDNDVHTLRFIRRARALGFGMAEIAELLKLWQNRRRASADVKRIALAHAADLSRRIEEMAAMKRTLERLADCCHGDQRPDCPILDELAD
- a CDS encoding copper-binding protein, with the protein product MQKPIGKILAATLLALAGMAHAQAPDLSDGEVRKVEKDRGLLTLRHGPLKNLDMPGMTMMFKVRDPGMLDAVHVGDKVHFKAEMVDGSLTVTQIEPAR
- a CDS encoding multicopper oxidase family protein, producing the protein MNHHRRNFLGGAGAIAGAVAATSVARAAMVALPEPALQTRPDTMPPLAPTSGRPYNPVVTLNGWTLPWRMNDGVKEFHLVAEPVVREMAPGFKAGLWGYNGQSPGPTIEVVEGDRVRIFVTNRLPEHTSVHWHGQRLPNGMDGVSGLTQPAIPPGKTFVHEFVARRPGTFMYHPHADEMVQMAMGMMGFWVTHPKAAHPLIAEVDRDFVFLLNAYDIEPGSATPKIMTMLDFNLWSWNSRIFPGIDSLNVRHNDRVRIRFGNLTMTNHPMHLHGHEFMVTGTDGGPVPQGARWPEVTTDVAVGQMRQIEFIADAEGDWALHCHKSHHTMNAMGHDLPTMIGVDQSDLVGKITQLVPDYMAMGGRGMGDMARMQMPLPDNTAPMMSGAGPFGPVEMGGMFSVVKVRRGQKPGDYTDPGWYRHPAGTVAHEQSAALAQVPRAPGAGPAAMPVRNMPAAEVEVQVRKPNGHAGH
- a CDS encoding TolC family protein, whose translation is MFHSSPARWSAILPAAGTLLLAGCATVGIDDALQQANTRTRSFTEGKLTLARTDAERQARTALATDLLSRPLSQDDAVQLALANSPAVQALLAQAGAEIAGAVQSGRPANPVFTFERMRLNPQLELDRLLSFGLLDLLLWPQRRSVAQNREAEARLMLAGAIVDQVTQVRQAWVRAVGAQQSLQYAGQVNEAAEASAELARRMQQAGNFSPLQRARQQLFQSDAMARLAAARHASIAAREALVRALGLDDAQAARLQLPPRLPELPDAPRDAHEVAATAAAQRLDVQLARERLEIAGKSQGMNLLPSFVGVDAGLRRDTVFDNGTGARGTRRGFELDIRLPLFDWGTAQRGAMDAQALAAAHRYDATVRDATSRLREAYSGYRSAYDIARHERDDVVPLRQSMADENLLRYNGMLIGVFELLADARDQIAGVDAALQAQQQFWLADAALAASVIGRPIASAASTSPLFE